The Alkalibacter saccharofermentans DSM 14828 genome has a window encoding:
- the rocD gene encoding ornithine--oxo-acid transaminase, with protein MQKIISETERYSARNYHPLPVVLAKGEGVWVWDKNGKKYLDMLAAYSAVNQGHRHPKIIQAAKDQMERITITSRAFHNDKMGEFLSLLCDVTGFDKALPMNTGAEAVETSIKAARKWGNKVKGVAENRAEIIVCDNNFHGRTVTIISFSSEEQYKTGFGPFTPGFISVEFGDAQKLEEAISENTVALLIEPVQGEGGVIVPPEGYMKKVREITERHRVLLIFDEIQTGLGRTGELFSYIHEKIRPDMLIVGKALGGGVYPVSAVLSSEEVMGVFKPGDHGSTFGGNPLASAVATASIKVILNEKLSEKSKENGRYFAQRLKEMESPMVKEIRSRGLMIGIEIKKSCGTARKYCELLLEEGILCKETHDQTLRFTPPLIIGKEEIDWAVGKIKDVLSR; from the coding sequence ATGCAGAAAATAATATCAGAAACTGAACGTTACAGCGCAAGAAACTACCACCCACTGCCCGTCGTTCTGGCAAAGGGCGAGGGAGTATGGGTCTGGGACAAGAACGGAAAGAAATATTTAGATATGCTGGCTGCATATTCTGCCGTCAATCAGGGTCACAGACATCCTAAGATTATTCAAGCGGCGAAAGACCAGATGGAAAGGATTACAATTACATCTAGAGCATTTCACAATGACAAAATGGGCGAATTTCTAAGCCTGTTGTGCGACGTGACAGGGTTCGACAAGGCGCTTCCCATGAATACCGGTGCAGAAGCGGTTGAAACAAGTATAAAGGCAGCGAGAAAATGGGGCAACAAGGTTAAAGGAGTAGCTGAAAACAGAGCTGAAATCATTGTCTGCGACAACAACTTCCACGGCAGAACAGTGACGATTATAAGCTTCTCAAGTGAAGAACAGTACAAAACCGGATTTGGGCCCTTCACTCCCGGATTTATTAGCGTGGAATTCGGAGATGCACAAAAGTTGGAAGAGGCTATAAGCGAAAATACAGTGGCCTTGCTTATAGAGCCGGTTCAGGGAGAAGGGGGCGTCATAGTCCCTCCAGAGGGCTATATGAAGAAGGTGAGGGAAATCACAGAAAGACACCGTGTCCTTTTGATTTTCGATGAGATACAGACAGGGCTAGGCCGCACTGGAGAGCTTTTTTCCTATATCCATGAGAAGATAAGGCCGGATATGCTGATAGTGGGCAAGGCTCTTGGTGGAGGCGTTTATCCTGTATCTGCTGTTTTATCAAGTGAAGAGGTAATGGGGGTTTTCAAACCAGGAGACCATGGATCAACTTTCGGCGGGAATCCTCTGGCAAGCGCTGTAGCGACAGCATCAATAAAAGTAATTCTGAATGAAAAATTAAGTGAAAAATCAAAGGAAAACGGCAGGTATTTTGCCCAAAGGCTTAAAGAAATGGAGTCTCCAATGGTTAAGGAGATACGTTCAAGGGGTCTAATGATTGGTATCGAGATAAAAAAATCCTGCGGTACTGCAAGAAAATACTGCGAGCTGTTGCTGGAGGAGGGAATTCTCTGCAAGGAAACCCATGATCAAACATTGAGGTTTACGCCGCCTCTTATAATAGGAAAAGAGGAAATAGACTGGGCGGTGGGAAAAATAAAAGATGTACTTTCAAGGTAA
- a CDS encoding tRNA threonylcarbamoyladenosine dehydratase yields the protein MLNEFSRTELLIGKEALEKLKKSRVAVFGIGGVGSFVVEGLARSGVENFLLVDDDVVCLTNINRQLHASRKTIGKPKVEVMRQRVLDINPKANVDIVQDFYLPETAESMLQGDIDYIVDAIDTVTGKIDLVMKANQRNIPIISAMGAGNKLDPTRFEVADIFKTSVCPLAKVMRKELKNRGIKKLKVVYSKEPPLKPMESGDDCATGCVCPEESSKKCTSKRQIPGSVSFVPSVAGLIMAGEVVKDIIGKDNKNV from the coding sequence ATGCTAAATGAATTTTCACGTACAGAGCTTCTGATTGGAAAAGAAGCTTTAGAAAAATTAAAGAAATCCAGAGTTGCCGTCTTCGGAATCGGAGGGGTGGGCAGCTTCGTGGTGGAGGGTCTGGCAAGAAGCGGTGTAGAGAACTTCTTGTTAGTAGATGACGATGTGGTATGCCTTACCAATATTAACAGGCAGCTCCATGCCAGCAGAAAGACTATAGGCAAGCCGAAGGTCGAGGTCATGAGGCAACGGGTCTTGGACATCAATCCCAAGGCAAATGTTGATATAGTACAGGATTTTTATCTTCCTGAAACTGCTGAGTCCATGCTGCAGGGAGATATCGACTATATCGTAGATGCAATAGACACAGTGACAGGTAAAATAGACCTTGTAATGAAGGCTAACCAAAGAAATATCCCTATCATAAGCGCTATGGGAGCAGGCAACAAGCTCGATCCCACCAGGTTTGAAGTAGCAGATATATTTAAGACCAGCGTATGTCCACTGGCAAAAGTGATGAGAAAAGAACTAAAAAACAGAGGAATTAAAAAACTAAAGGTTGTATATTCAAAGGAACCGCCATTAAAGCCGATGGAATCTGGCGACGACTGCGCGACAGGTTGCGTATGCCCAGAGGAAAGTTCTAAGAAATGCACATCAAAGAGGCAGATACCAGGCAGCGTTTCATTCGTGCCTTCGGTTGCAGGTCTTATAATGGCAGGGGAAGTAGTAAAGGACATCATTGGCAAAGATAATAAAAATGTATAA
- the glyA gene encoding serine hydroxymethyltransferase yields MEKELNRQENNLELIASENLVTKQVIEVMGSHLTNKYAEGYPGKRYYGGCEHVDVIETIAKERIEKLFGAEHSNVQPHSGVQANMAVYFALLETGDTVMGMNLAHGGHLSHGSPVSMSGKYYNFIPYGIKEDTELLDYEELERLAKEHKPKMIVAGASAYPREIDFERIGKIAKEVGALYMVDMAHIAGLVAAGVHQSPVPYADIVTTTTHKTLRGPRGGAILCKAEYAKAIDKAVFPGSQGGPLMHVIAAKAVALKEALTDDFVVYQKQVALNAKALSEKLMEKGFKLLSNGTDNHLMLVDLRNFGLTGKHAEKILDEVNITVNKNAIPFDPESPFITSGIRIGTPAVTARGMKEAEMAVIGEAIYDCLIKNDGQAAKDKVKSLCEKFPVYAE; encoded by the coding sequence ATGGAAAAGGAATTAAACAGACAGGAAAACAATCTTGAGCTTATAGCTTCAGAAAATTTAGTTACAAAACAGGTAATCGAAGTTATGGGCAGCCACCTTACCAACAAGTACGCAGAGGGATATCCCGGAAAACGATATTATGGAGGCTGTGAGCACGTAGATGTAATAGAGACTATCGCAAAGGAAAGAATAGAAAAGCTTTTTGGAGCGGAGCATTCAAATGTTCAACCTCACTCCGGAGTACAAGCCAATATGGCTGTATATTTCGCTCTTTTGGAGACTGGAGACACTGTTATGGGAATGAATCTAGCTCATGGTGGACACTTGAGTCACGGAAGTCCTGTAAGCATGTCAGGGAAATACTACAATTTCATACCTTATGGAATAAAAGAAGATACGGAGCTTTTAGATTACGAAGAGCTTGAAAGGCTTGCCAAGGAACACAAGCCCAAGATGATAGTTGCAGGAGCCAGCGCATACCCAAGAGAGATAGATTTCGAAAGAATCGGAAAAATCGCCAAAGAAGTTGGAGCCTTATACATGGTAGATATGGCCCATATCGCAGGCCTAGTAGCTGCAGGCGTTCACCAAAGTCCCGTGCCTTATGCAGATATAGTAACAACCACAACTCATAAGACCTTAAGAGGTCCAAGAGGTGGAGCCATACTTTGTAAAGCTGAATATGCAAAAGCTATAGACAAGGCAGTTTTTCCTGGAAGCCAGGGGGGACCGTTGATGCATGTTATAGCTGCAAAAGCTGTAGCTTTAAAAGAAGCATTAACTGATGATTTTGTAGTGTATCAAAAACAGGTTGCATTAAATGCCAAAGCCCTCAGCGAAAAGCTTATGGAAAAGGGATTTAAGCTGTTGTCAAACGGAACTGACAACCATCTGATGCTAGTCGACCTAAGAAACTTCGGTTTGACAGGAAAGCATGCGGAAAAAATACTCGACGAAGTCAACATTACAGTAAATAAAAATGCAATTCCCTTTGATCCTGAAAGTCCTTTCATAACGAGTGGAATCAGAATCGGAACTCCGGCAGTAACTGCTAGGGGAATGAAGGAAGCGGAAATGGCTGTAATCGGAGAAGCCATATATGATTGCCTGATCAAAAACGATGGACAAGCAGCTAAGGATAAGGTAAAATCATTATGTGAAAAGTTTCCGGTTTATGCGGAATGA
- a CDS encoding bifunctional riboflavin kinase/FAD synthetase: MEIYDWTEIENQKPAAVALGFFDGIHIGHRALIDEMIKIAKEKDLESCLVTFRQHPLTLVFPKFAPKLISSNDEKINVLNQMDIDKLIFIDFTEEIMNFEPEEFIREILVKKLNSKIIVVGFNYNFGKKGKGTPELLVKLKEKYGYDVLVVNPVEKYGHIISSTFIRNLVVNGKVEQIEKYLGRKFSVMGEVVRGKGLGRQYAIPTANITVEEEHILPDAGVYYTNIIVKGVKYQGLTNIGYNPTFENHPFSVETYIYDFDEDIYGETVELIFNNKIRKEKKFTNISDLIKQIRHDIQIVEKKYINKEKQ, translated from the coding sequence ATGGAGATATACGATTGGACAGAAATAGAAAATCAAAAACCTGCTGCAGTCGCACTGGGTTTTTTTGACGGCATTCATATCGGCCATCGGGCATTAATAGACGAAATGATAAAAATAGCAAAGGAAAAGGATCTAGAAAGTTGCCTGGTTACTTTCAGGCAGCATCCATTGACATTGGTATTTCCCAAATTTGCGCCCAAACTCATTAGCTCAAACGACGAGAAAATTAATGTTTTAAATCAAATGGATATAGACAAGCTGATTTTTATCGACTTTACGGAAGAAATAATGAACTTCGAGCCGGAGGAATTCATTAGAGAAATCCTTGTCAAAAAATTAAATTCCAAAATCATCGTGGTGGGATTCAACTATAATTTTGGCAAAAAAGGAAAGGGTACCCCGGAGCTTCTGGTAAAGCTTAAGGAAAAGTACGGTTACGATGTATTGGTCGTAAATCCTGTGGAAAAGTACGGACATATTATAAGCAGCACATTTATCAGAAACCTGGTGGTCAACGGCAAGGTGGAACAGATTGAAAAATATCTGGGCAGAAAATTCTCCGTAATGGGCGAAGTTGTCCGAGGCAAAGGGCTTGGAAGACAATATGCCATACCCACTGCGAACATAACGGTCGAAGAGGAACATATATTGCCGGATGCAGGAGTATACTATACTAACATCATCGTAAAGGGAGTAAAATACCAGGGGCTTACAAACATCGGCTATAACCCCACATTCGAAAATCACCCTTTCAGCGTTGAGACATATATTTATGACTTTGATGAAGATATCTATGGAGAAACCGTAGAGCTTATATTTAATAATAAAATTAGAAAAGAGAAGAAATTTACAAATATATCTGATCTTATCAAACAGATACGACACGATATCCAAATAGTAGAGAAAAAGTATATAAACAAGGAAAAACAATAG
- the truB gene encoding tRNA pseudouridine(55) synthase TruB, producing MDGILNIYKPKGKTSHDMVNILRRALNTKKIGHTGTLDPLAEGVLPLCVGKATRVSQYMLDKEKEYVGELKLGISTDTYDSEGKEVKSRLVSVTENQILDAVDSFKGELLQKPPIYSALKVRGKKLYEYAREGVEVEIEPRRVVIHDIEIVSIQIPYVKIRVGCSKGTYIRSLFNDIGEKLGCGAHMTSLIRTKSGYFSVDDAITLDKLEKMDVEAIAGKLYPTDFPLKDFPKILIDPDSKKYLVNGNVLYGRNLMEPIDTLAEGQKVLLYCLDRFYGIGEIIVEDKINKIKPKCIFNEEK from the coding sequence ATGGACGGAATTTTAAATATCTACAAACCTAAAGGAAAGACTTCCCATGATATGGTCAATATCTTGCGGAGAGCATTGAATACTAAAAAGATCGGTCATACAGGCACTTTAGACCCCTTGGCAGAAGGTGTCTTGCCACTATGCGTGGGCAAGGCCACGAGGGTTTCCCAATATATGCTTGACAAGGAAAAGGAGTATGTAGGAGAGCTGAAGCTTGGCATATCCACAGACACCTACGACAGCGAAGGGAAAGAAGTAAAAAGCAGACTTGTTAGCGTCACTGAAAATCAAATACTTGATGCAGTTGATTCTTTCAAGGGAGAGCTGCTCCAAAAGCCACCTATATACTCAGCCCTTAAAGTCAGGGGCAAAAAGCTTTACGAGTATGCCCGAGAGGGCGTAGAGGTTGAAATAGAGCCAAGAAGGGTCGTCATACATGATATTGAGATTGTCAGCATCCAAATTCCATACGTTAAGATAAGGGTCGGCTGCTCGAAGGGTACCTACATTAGGTCGCTTTTCAACGATATCGGAGAAAAGCTGGGCTGCGGAGCCCATATGACATCTCTGATCAGAACAAAAAGCGGATATTTTTCAGTTGATGATGCAATAACATTGGATAAGCTTGAAAAAATGGATGTAGAAGCTATTGCCGGGAAGCTTTATCCGACGGATTTCCCCCTTAAGGATTTTCCGAAGATTTTGATAGACCCAGATTCAAAAAAATATCTGGTAAACGGGAATGTGCTTTACGGAAGAAATCTCATGGAACCAATCGATACCTTGGCTGAAGGCCAAAAGGTATTGTTATACTGCTTAGACAGGTTTTACGGAATAGGCGAAATAATAGTGGAAGACAAAATTAATAAAATCAAACCAAAATGTATATTCAATGAGGAGAAATGA